One Streptomyces sp. B21-083 DNA window includes the following coding sequences:
- a CDS encoding ATP-binding cassette domain-containing protein: protein MPGQPLLALRGVSKRFAAVQALVDIELEVRAGEVVALVGDNAAGKSTLVKVISGVGPPDRGVVEWEGHAVQIRRPQDARLLGIATVYQDLAMCENLDVVANLFLGREIHRFGVLDEVEMERRTLELLHTLSIRIPDVRVPLAGLSGGQRQVVAIIRSFLASPRLLLLDEPTASLGIQQANQLLDLIEELRDQGLGVLLISHNMSDIKAVADRVAVLRLGRNNGLFDVNTTSQEQIISSITGAADHAVAHRPHPDEVWP, encoded by the coding sequence GTCTCCAAGCGGTTCGCCGCCGTACAGGCACTGGTCGACATCGAGCTGGAGGTCAGGGCCGGGGAGGTGGTCGCCCTCGTCGGTGACAACGCCGCCGGCAAGTCCACCCTGGTCAAGGTGATCTCGGGGGTCGGACCCCCCGATCGCGGGGTCGTGGAGTGGGAGGGCCACGCCGTCCAGATCCGGCGCCCCCAGGACGCCAGACTGCTGGGCATCGCGACCGTCTACCAGGACCTCGCGATGTGCGAGAACCTCGACGTCGTCGCCAACCTCTTCCTCGGCCGGGAGATCCACCGCTTCGGCGTCCTCGACGAGGTCGAGATGGAGCGCCGCACCCTCGAACTGCTGCACACCCTGTCCATCCGGATCCCCGACGTACGGGTACCGCTCGCCGGCCTCTCCGGCGGTCAGCGGCAGGTCGTCGCGATCATCCGTTCGTTTCTGGCCTCGCCCCGGCTCCTGCTGCTCGACGAGCCCACCGCGTCCCTCGGCATCCAGCAGGCCAACCAGCTCCTCGATCTGATCGAGGAGCTGCGCGACCAGGGGCTCGGAGTGCTGCTGATCAGCCACAACATGAGTGACATCAAGGCCGTCGCCGACCGGGTCGCCGTCCTGCGCCTGGGCCGCAACAACGGCCTCTTCGACGTCAACACCACGTCCCAGGAGCAGATCATCTCCTCCATCACCGGCGCGGCGGACCACGCCGTGGCCCACCGGCCGCACCCTGACGAGGTGTGGCCGTGA